The following coding sequences lie in one bacterium genomic window:
- the aroB gene encoding 3-dehydroquinate synthase, whose amino-acid sequence MVWIRFNDNSNRDYPIVVNPGTLKEVGVLTHKQVKGSHACIISHPRIFKLYGARVVRSLKKSGFQTDIFLVPEGEHTKSLAMAEQIIGKMIHVRADRASFIVALGGGVVGDLAGFIAATYMRGISFIQIPTTLLAQVDSSVGGKVAVNHVLGKNLIGAFQQPRLVVTDPEVLETLSGRQLRSGMAEMIKAGIIADADFFTQLEKKMEQIVRLEMTVLSWAVAKSCSIKGHVVEQDEREQGVRAILNYGHTFGHALETYHHYRGYLHGEAVAVGMVIAARLAYALGVCNETICNRQIELISRAGLPTRGKGEKAEKILQLMKADKKVSAGENNFILTPNMGHATIMKKIPSFSMRRVLKAVLGSA is encoded by the coding sequence ATGGTATGGATACGCTTCAACGATAATAGCAATCGGGATTATCCCATTGTCGTGAACCCGGGCACACTTAAAGAAGTGGGTGTGCTTACCCACAAACAGGTAAAAGGCAGCCATGCCTGTATTATTTCTCATCCCAGAATTTTTAAGCTCTATGGTGCCCGGGTTGTTCGTTCGCTTAAAAAATCCGGATTTCAAACGGATATTTTTCTTGTGCCGGAGGGGGAGCATACCAAATCCCTGGCAATGGCGGAACAGATTATTGGAAAAATGATACATGTCCGGGCAGACCGAGCTTCTTTTATTGTAGCGCTGGGCGGTGGCGTGGTGGGTGATTTGGCGGGATTTATAGCGGCTACCTATATGCGTGGTATTTCTTTTATACAAATTCCAACCACCTTACTGGCCCAAGTGGATTCATCTGTGGGGGGCAAAGTCGCGGTCAACCATGTGCTGGGTAAAAATCTTATCGGTGCATTTCAGCAACCCCGGTTGGTGGTAACTGATCCGGAAGTACTTGAGACCCTTTCCGGACGGCAGTTGCGCTCCGGCATGGCGGAAATGATCAAGGCGGGAATTATTGCGGATGCGGATTTTTTTACTCAGTTGGAAAAGAAAATGGAGCAGATCGTCCGGCTTGAGATGACAGTGCTGAGCTGGGCGGTGGCTAAAAGTTGCAGTATTAAAGGTCATGTTGTGGAACAAGATGAACGTGAACAGGGCGTAAGAGCGATTTTAAACTATGGGCATACATTTGGGCATGCGCTGGAGACCTATCATCATTATCGTGGTTATCTCCATGGCGAGGCAGTTGCCGTGGGTATGGTGATTGCCGCGAGATTGGCGTATGCTCTGGGTGTATGTAACGAGACTATTTGTAATCGTCAAATTGAATTGATCTCAAGGGCGGGCCTACCGACCCGTGGCAAAGGTGAAAAGGCGGAAAAGATCTTGCAGCTCATGAAAGCTGACAAAAAAGTTAGCGCGGGTGAAAATAATTTTATATTGACACCCAATATGGGTCATGCTACGATTATGAAGAAAATACCGTCTTTTTCTATGCGCCGGGTGCTTAAGGCCGTTCTCGGAAGTGCCTGA
- the amaP gene encoding alkaline shock response membrane anchor protein AmaP yields MRSLNVIMLIVGIVVVICLGLLSLISAIYPGVLLNLGDFIAGPLVYVVEGMTGRVVAFAIGLLLLASLIYLLLGNLQAARRERTVVLQNPMGEVMVSLPAIEDFARVLKGRIEGLRDIKGRVTYTRKGLKVVARITIFSDFSIADVTEKVQEEIRAYIQKTLSIEQEINPTVIVHKVVSRERNLEPQGIKTSAQPGKGTTELPTNK; encoded by the coding sequence ATGCGTAGTTTGAATGTTATCATGTTGATTGTCGGGATTGTTGTTGTTATTTGTTTAGGACTTTTAAGTTTGATTAGCGCGATTTATCCCGGCGTATTACTGAATCTCGGTGATTTTATTGCCGGGCCCCTGGTCTATGTGGTTGAAGGCATGACCGGAAGGGTGGTTGCTTTTGCGATCGGGTTGTTGTTGCTGGCCTCATTGATTTATCTGCTGCTGGGCAATCTTCAGGCCGCCCGTCGTGAACGGACGGTGGTTTTACAAAATCCCATGGGAGAGGTTATGGTCTCACTCCCGGCGATTGAAGATTTTGCCCGTGTCTTGAAAGGTAGGATTGAAGGATTGCGTGATATCAAAGGCCGGGTTACGTACACCCGCAAAGGACTCAAGGTTGTTGCCCGGATTACAATCTTTTCAGATTTTAGTATTGCGGATGTGACCGAAAAGGTTCAAGAGGAGATCCGCGCGTATATCCAAAAAACATTGAGTATTGAACAGGAAATTAATCCAACGGTTATCGTGCACAAAGTTGTGAGTCGGGAAAGAAATTTAGAACCACAAGGGATTAAAACCTCAGCCCAGCCGGGTAAGGGAACAACTGAGTTGCCGACCAACAAATAA
- a CDS encoding sigma-70 family RNA polymerase sigma factor, with protein MEKFDFAAFVKTERQKLIHYARARINETAEMDAEDIVHDVLVSIMDKADISMPLENLAAYIYRSVKNRMIDLFRTKKTMQPFDGYAENQMKFIDILQTHRPNALQQLQTKEGQQELFRALESLSEMERKVVVAHELDGLSFKSMAARWGVPQNTLLSYKARGIKKLKHYFLTLGG; from the coding sequence ATGGAAAAATTTGATTTCGCTGCGTTTGTAAAAACGGAGCGTCAAAAATTGATTCATTATGCTCGTGCGCGAATAAACGAAACCGCAGAAATGGATGCGGAAGATATTGTGCATGATGTGCTGGTCTCCATCATGGATAAAGCGGATATTTCAATGCCATTGGAAAATTTGGCGGCTTATATTTACCGTAGTGTAAAAAATCGGATGATTGATTTGTTTCGAACAAAAAAAACTATGCAGCCGTTTGATGGATATGCAGAAAATCAGATGAAATTCATTGATATATTACAGACCCACAGACCGAATGCGCTGCAGCAATTGCAAACCAAAGAAGGGCAACAAGAATTATTCAGGGCATTGGAATCATTAAGTGAAATGGAGAGAAAGGTGGTGGTGGCACATGAATTGGATGGTTTGTCATTCAAAAGTATGGCAGCACGATGGGGCGTGCCGCAAAACACATTGCTTTCTTATAAAGCGCGCGGCATTAAAAAATTAAAGCATTATTTTTTAACACTGGGAGGATGA
- a CDS encoding Asp23/Gls24 family envelope stress response protein codes for MENQNQSDAGSIRISDEAIAVIAGLAALEVDGVASMSQGAVDGIAEMLGVKPSQGRGVKVEVRNEDVAIEINLLVEFGVDIPVVCQKVQDRVRESVEDMTGLNVSYVNISVQGVKMKGDKVKVIKNLNS; via the coding sequence ATGGAAAATCAAAATCAGAGCGACGCAGGAAGTATTCGAATTTCCGATGAAGCCATTGCCGTGATTGCCGGGCTGGCTGCCTTGGAAGTGGATGGCGTGGCCTCTATGTCGCAGGGAGCGGTTGACGGTATTGCAGAAATGCTGGGGGTGAAGCCTTCCCAGGGACGCGGGGTCAAGGTGGAAGTGCGCAATGAAGATGTTGCCATTGAGATCAATTTATTGGTTGAATTCGGCGTTGATATTCCGGTGGTCTGTCAGAAAGTCCAGGATCGTGTTCGGGAATCGGTTGAGGACATGACGGGATTGAATGTTTCCTATGTCAACATTTCCGTACAGGGTGTCAAGATGAAGGGTGACAAGGTCAAGGTCATTAAAAATCTCAATTCTTAA
- the thiC gene encoding phosphomethylpyrimidine synthase ThiC: MTQLEAARQGNTTEAMQQVAVAEKRTSEFILQGIAEGKIVIPLNPAHAVCRPTGVGTGLKTKVNANLGTSTDCGSAEEELIKAKVAADAGADALMDLSLGGDLVRLRSQLLTGFPQPLGTVPIYEVAVRAREKHDSVQEMTGDDMLQVIRDQAKQGVDFMTIHSGVTQESVERLRSQGRGMDIVSRGGALIGGWMLHHQKENPYYSRFDEILEICRQHDVTLSLGDGLRPGCLDDATDRAQVQELIILGELARRSRDAGVQVMIEGPGHVPLDQIEANIVLEKRLCEGAPFYVLGPLVTDVAAGYDHIACAIGGAIAARAGADFLCYVTPSEHLRLPNAADVREGVIASRIAAHAADIAKGIPGAREWDRAMSKARKELDWDQQIALALDPVKASELRESSKPNKPEVCTMCGDFCAVKGIGDYLKK, translated from the coding sequence ATGACTCAATTAGAAGCAGCCAGACAAGGGAACACAACTGAGGCCATGCAACAGGTGGCCGTGGCGGAAAAGCGTACTTCGGAATTTATCCTGCAAGGCATTGCTGAAGGAAAAATTGTTATTCCTTTGAACCCGGCACATGCTGTTTGCCGTCCTACAGGCGTGGGCACCGGTTTGAAAACCAAGGTGAATGCCAATCTGGGCACCTCAACCGATTGCGGCAGCGCGGAGGAAGAATTGATTAAGGCCAAGGTGGCGGCGGATGCAGGTGCGGATGCATTGATGGATTTATCTCTGGGCGGGGATTTGGTTCGTTTGCGGAGCCAGCTTTTAACCGGGTTCCCGCAACCGCTGGGAACAGTGCCTATTTATGAAGTGGCTGTACGCGCGCGGGAAAAACATGACTCTGTACAGGAGATGACCGGGGATGATATGTTGCAGGTTATTCGCGATCAGGCAAAGCAAGGTGTTGATTTTATGACCATCCACTCCGGTGTGACGCAGGAGAGTGTGGAGCGCCTGCGTTCTCAGGGCCGGGGAATGGATATCGTGAGCCGGGGCGGGGCACTCATTGGCGGATGGATGCTGCATCATCAGAAAGAGAACCCCTACTATTCGCGATTTGACGAGATACTTGAAATCTGTCGTCAGCATGATGTTACCTTGTCCTTGGGAGACGGGTTGCGTCCTGGTTGCCTGGATGATGCGACGGACCGGGCACAGGTCCAGGAATTGATTATTCTTGGAGAGCTGGCCCGGCGTTCAAGGGATGCCGGAGTACAGGTTATGATTGAAGGACCGGGTCATGTGCCTTTGGACCAAATTGAGGCAAATATTGTCTTGGAGAAACGATTGTGCGAGGGTGCACCTTTCTATGTTTTAGGTCCGCTGGTAACCGATGTTGCGGCAGGCTATGATCACATTGCCTGCGCCATTGGCGGCGCGATTGCCGCCCGGGCAGGTGCCGATTTTCTCTGCTATGTAACCCCCTCGGAACATCTTCGTTTGCCGAATGCTGCGGATGTGCGCGAAGGCGTCATTGCATCACGGATTGCCGCCCATGCGGCGGATATTGCCAAAGGAATCCCGGGTGCCCGTGAATGGGACCGGGCAATGTCCAAAGCGCGCAAGGAACTTGATTGGGATCAGCAAATTGCCTTGGCGCTGGATCCGGTGAAGGCGAGCGAGCTGCGTGAATCCTCAAAACCAAACAAGCCGGAAGTTTGTACCATGTGCGGAGATTTTTGTGCGGTGAAGGGTATTGGAGATTATCTAAAAAAATAA
- a CDS encoding HEAT repeat domain-containing protein: protein MFFKTTSQKIARWEAEHNVEKIIRVLADNDPALRRQAVKALGRLQNIAAAQPLIALKRDPALQNEVSQALEAIASGVFRVIGSTPQNNREKIFMETLPDLLRAIGRPAMRAAHTELLNSSARSRLAAVQVLGAFHAGQSTRQLIDRLSDRDPDVRQAAFQVLRQFGTAIVQPVLESMLRDEKPIFITVASELIRQLANVPADEMTAIYFYIAIRDFKKLKECGKKAAEPLVGQLSHYDTDVCQAVATALMEIGRPAIPALTHALRAKEPEARIRVLQVLSSMQAPDMLDLFFKKMSDSDAGVRAAAQNGLEERKVEAIALLEKLLEAQDTQLTPTVINLFLKMGWMPKPGSQRVAAALIRQDWDALAKEGLAAVEPLSNLLKKIPPKDTHQIHAVLATLAHIKDSKVIPVLIGQLKTGTLPVREKALQTVAGLVDGKSVRQLEDCLGEPDDAMRVMIAKVLFEHGQPQWKKAVKGSAGDFIALAKLGNDAAVERLLQIVREAEEDAVKSAATDLMLLAREKPGMLVKNWKYIHDVLTEPHTDAHSDVDYNRSSDCTHDDTHSDFGFGWEFPEKPPKGISGPRDF from the coding sequence TTGTTTTTTAAAACCACTTCACAAAAAATTGCGCGCTGGGAAGCAGAGCACAATGTTGAGAAAATCATCCGGGTTTTAGCGGATAATGATCCAGCGTTGCGGCGGCAGGCGGTCAAGGCATTGGGTCGTCTGCAAAATATCGCTGCCGCGCAACCGCTCATTGCATTGAAGCGTGATCCGGCATTGCAAAACGAGGTTTCCCAAGCGCTGGAAGCGATTGCGTCCGGTGTTTTTAGGGTTATCGGGAGCACACCGCAAAATAATCGCGAAAAAATATTTATGGAGACGCTGCCGGATTTGTTGCGTGCCATTGGACGGCCGGCAATGCGTGCAGCGCATACTGAGTTGCTCAACAGCAGCGCCCGATCCCGGCTCGCTGCGGTGCAGGTATTGGGCGCATTTCATGCCGGCCAATCGACGCGGCAGCTCATCGACCGCTTGTCTGATCGTGATCCTGATGTTAGACAGGCAGCCTTCCAGGTACTCCGACAATTCGGGACTGCGATTGTTCAACCGGTTTTAGAAAGCATGCTTCGGGATGAGAAACCCATATTTATTACCGTGGCGTCGGAATTAATACGGCAGTTGGCCAACGTACCGGCAGATGAAATGACGGCAATTTATTTTTATATTGCAATACGTGACTTTAAAAAGCTTAAGGAATGTGGAAAAAAAGCGGCAGAACCGCTGGTAGGCCAATTGAGCCATTATGATACGGATGTTTGTCAGGCGGTGGCAACTGCTTTAATGGAAATAGGCCGGCCGGCAATTCCTGCGTTGACCCATGCACTGCGCGCCAAAGAACCTGAAGCACGTATTCGGGTACTGCAGGTGCTAAGCAGCATGCAGGCGCCGGATATGCTTGATTTGTTTTTCAAAAAAATGTCAGACTCCGATGCCGGGGTGCGGGCGGCAGCGCAAAATGGCCTGGAGGAAAGAAAAGTTGAGGCAATTGCTTTGCTGGAAAAGCTGCTGGAAGCGCAAGATACACAGCTAACCCCCACCGTGATCAACCTTTTTTTGAAAATGGGATGGATGCCCAAACCAGGTTCGCAGCGTGTAGCCGCAGCACTCATTCGACAGGATTGGGATGCCCTGGCAAAAGAAGGTTTGGCAGCCGTGGAACCGCTTAGTAACCTTTTAAAAAAAATCCCACCCAAAGATACACACCAAATTCATGCAGTGCTGGCAACATTGGCTCACATCAAAGATTCTAAAGTGATACCGGTCCTGATAGGGCAACTCAAAACAGGAACACTCCCGGTTAGAGAAAAAGCCCTTCAAACAGTGGCTGGATTGGTGGATGGGAAAAGTGTCCGGCAATTAGAAGACTGTTTGGGAGAGCCGGACGATGCAATGCGGGTCATGATCGCCAAGGTACTGTTTGAGCATGGGCAGCCACAATGGAAAAAAGCAGTCAAAGGGAGTGCCGGTGATTTTATAGCGCTGGCAAAACTCGGCAATGATGCGGCGGTTGAACGTTTGTTACAAATTGTCCGGGAAGCGGAGGAGGATGCGGTAAAAAGCGCTGCAACTGATTTAATGCTGCTTGCCAGGGAAAAGCCCGGCATGCTGGTAAAAAACTGGAAATACATTCATGATGTTTTAACCGAACCGCACACGGATGCGCATTCAGATGTTGATTATAACCGCAGCTCTGACTGCACGCATGATGACACGCACAGTGATTTTGGATTTGGTTGGGAGTTTCCCGAAAAACCGCCCAAGGGGATTTCCGGTCCAAGGGATTTTTAA
- a CDS encoding tetratricopeptide repeat protein — protein MAKDETGFAEIEEYNKKLNNNPESLVFVPLAEAYRKSGLLDEAIETCLKGLQLHPSYMSARMVLGRAYMEKKLYGEAETEFRKVASADVNNIMAHSLLGQNYMKQFKYADAIKEYQKVLTLNPDDMTAQQMLNKALELARQNNSGKGSSAVSKQEKPSEEKDTRKNLSRAEELSKQGDIENAIKLYQLILEADPENLVVRQRLKDLELRKAKVDTKRKAPERPKTEGGTVGSRDNDKITSDDILSVMKDTVPQPPPKPVMEAKPAAEVKPAVEAKPAPKMPVASVAAKGAPAGGAENIENIPALMKLKQTEGILGIMLMDIHGKVLSRTLKIKANTPELTNTVSLIFSKTEKSVQAMDYGKQVNQILITGETGQIIFSKIGAKILVVLANDNINLGKMRLVMSEVVKALR, from the coding sequence ATGGCAAAAGACGAAACCGGTTTTGCCGAAATTGAAGAATATAATAAAAAATTAAACAATAATCCTGAATCACTGGTATTCGTACCGCTGGCCGAGGCATATCGAAAAAGCGGACTGTTGGATGAAGCGATTGAGACCTGCCTGAAAGGATTACAGCTGCATCCCTCCTATATGAGTGCCCGGATGGTTTTGGGTCGTGCATATATGGAAAAAAAGCTCTATGGGGAAGCTGAAACCGAATTCCGCAAAGTTGCCTCTGCAGATGTGAACAATATTATGGCGCATTCGCTACTTGGACAGAATTATATGAAGCAGTTCAAATATGCTGATGCGATTAAGGAATATCAGAAAGTATTGACGCTAAACCCCGATGATATGACTGCCCAGCAGATGCTCAATAAGGCACTGGAGTTGGCACGTCAAAACAATTCGGGAAAAGGATCATCAGCAGTATCCAAGCAGGAAAAGCCTTCTGAAGAGAAAGACACGCGGAAAAATCTTTCCCGCGCAGAGGAGCTTAGCAAACAGGGCGACATTGAAAACGCCATTAAGCTTTATCAGCTTATTTTAGAAGCAGATCCGGAAAATTTGGTTGTACGTCAGCGATTGAAAGATCTTGAACTTAGGAAGGCCAAGGTCGACACGAAACGAAAGGCGCCGGAACGACCTAAAACCGAGGGCGGCACCGTCGGCAGTCGCGATAATGACAAGATTACGTCTGATGATATCTTGTCAGTGATGAAAGACACGGTACCTCAGCCGCCGCCGAAACCTGTGATGGAAGCGAAGCCGGCGGCTGAAGTCAAGCCGGCAGTTGAAGCTAAACCGGCACCGAAAATGCCGGTTGCATCCGTGGCAGCAAAAGGTGCTCCGGCGGGTGGCGCTGAAAATATTGAGAATATTCCGGCATTGATGAAGTTAAAGCAGACTGAGGGTATTTTAGGCATTATGCTTATGGATATTCACGGAAAAGTTTTGTCCAGAACGCTTAAAATTAAGGCTAATACACCGGAGTTGACCAATACGGTCTCGTTGATATTCAGCAAGACTGAAAAATCAGTTCAGGCAATGGATTATGGCAAGCAAGTAAATCAGATTTTAATTACCGGCGAGACCGGACAGATTATTTTTAGCAAGATTGGCGCTAAAATTTTGGTTGTGCTGGCAAATGATAATATTAATTTAGGCAAGATGCGTTTGGTCATGAGTGAAGTTGTCAAGGCGCTTCGTTAA
- a CDS encoding TIGR04083 family peptide-modifying radical SAM enzyme: MQRDMPFPHFMIIPSFACPAQCTYCFGPHQGAVMSMEVLEKTLNYIEMMVRKNRPEKIAITFHGGEPLCAGIDFFKHALEQLQVRLGDWPVRIKIQSNLWLLDDSFCRLFQKHRVVLGTSLDGPQIITDRQRGEGYFQKTMQGIERARQYGLEVGCIATFTTDTAKRWQEVIDFFINQRLNVSLHAAVPSLGGDAHPHHLSPPVYASLLPKVLAYYLKRQKDIQISSLDQIVRGVCSGQGEVCTFRECLGMFLVIDPQGVITSCQRFCGHAQYQLGHIRDMPDFALLMQSPAAQQLAVMQNRMKQACRGCSHWPYCKGGCLYNAAQSGKNDPYCPAYKKIFTTVQTGVLQAMQTPEGIRAMAQGSKQANTQEHPLVSLLHQRYHPSRTARHAKKIITAVALGQEKTPQEITGIFIAKGWSNQPEAVLAAVQVLQEKLYQPEPKMNNLYVHITQACQLRCSHCYADSGTQANQGCELPLQTLSDLIRQAGRLGFRQVVITGGEPLLYGKRHQLLKQLMDGRKRVRPLKLILRTNFSMALDGVTMSQIARAFHQVVVSVDGDQKSHDARRGLGSYTAVVENLRHYRASTAGIPGAAQLSLAAVLADGSENNQAVQAVVRLAKQLKIERTRVRPLLPLGRARHFEIQPTAKILGQGMNSMQSLQEGIHITRNCGLGQNLYIASSGEVYPCYAHFNPADCLGTIHELGLAEIMLLPRFKQWRATQVDHDPVCKTCEYKYLCGGMCHAWDREKDGCQALKKKSQQLYQTAMRFLGVKEKAMISSIG; this comes from the coding sequence GTGCAGCGAGACATGCCTTTTCCCCATTTCATGATTATTCCTTCATTTGCCTGCCCGGCCCAGTGTACCTATTGTTTTGGGCCGCATCAGGGCGCCGTGATGTCAATGGAGGTTCTTGAGAAGACACTCAACTATATTGAAATGATGGTCCGGAAAAATCGGCCGGAAAAAATTGCCATTACATTTCATGGCGGTGAACCCCTGTGCGCGGGCATTGATTTTTTCAAACATGCTTTGGAGCAATTACAGGTGCGGTTGGGTGATTGGCCGGTTCGCATAAAAATCCAGAGTAATCTTTGGCTGCTGGATGATTCTTTTTGCAGACTTTTTCAGAAACATCGGGTGGTTCTGGGAACCAGTCTGGACGGCCCGCAAATCATTACTGATAGACAACGGGGTGAGGGGTACTTCCAAAAAACCATGCAAGGGATCGAGCGCGCCCGGCAGTATGGGTTGGAGGTGGGGTGTATCGCCACCTTTACAACGGATACGGCCAAGCGCTGGCAGGAAGTGATTGATTTTTTTATCAACCAGCGCCTCAATGTGTCCTTGCATGCAGCGGTTCCTTCCTTGGGGGGGGACGCACATCCACACCACCTGTCACCGCCGGTCTATGCAAGCTTGCTTCCCAAGGTACTGGCCTATTACTTAAAGCGACAAAAAGATATTCAAATATCCTCATTGGACCAGATCGTGCGCGGTGTTTGCAGCGGTCAGGGGGAAGTGTGTACTTTTCGTGAGTGTTTGGGAATGTTTTTGGTGATTGATCCCCAAGGTGTGATCACCTCTTGTCAAAGATTTTGCGGTCACGCCCAATACCAACTCGGTCATATCCGGGACATGCCGGATTTTGCACTGCTTATGCAAAGTCCGGCGGCACAGCAGCTGGCAGTGATGCAAAACCGGATGAAGCAGGCATGCCGTGGTTGCAGTCATTGGCCGTATTGCAAGGGCGGGTGTCTTTACAATGCGGCCCAATCGGGGAAAAATGATCCCTACTGCCCGGCGTATAAAAAAATATTTACAACTGTTCAAACCGGTGTCTTGCAAGCAATGCAGACCCCGGAAGGAATTCGCGCCATGGCGCAAGGGTCAAAGCAAGCAAACACGCAGGAGCATCCGCTCGTGTCTCTGCTTCATCAACGGTATCATCCCAGCCGGACGGCACGCCATGCCAAAAAAATTATTACCGCAGTCGCTTTGGGGCAGGAAAAAACGCCTCAGGAGATTACCGGGATTTTTATTGCCAAGGGATGGTCAAACCAGCCGGAAGCGGTGTTGGCTGCGGTACAGGTTTTACAGGAAAAATTGTATCAACCGGAACCGAAGATGAACAATCTTTATGTACATATTACACAAGCATGTCAGTTACGGTGCAGTCACTGTTATGCAGATTCCGGCACACAAGCCAACCAGGGCTGCGAGCTGCCGCTGCAGACTCTTTCGGATTTAATCCGGCAGGCAGGCAGGCTTGGTTTTCGACAGGTTGTGATTACCGGCGGAGAACCGCTGCTGTACGGGAAGCGTCATCAATTGCTCAAACAGTTGATGGATGGTCGCAAGCGGGTTAGACCGCTCAAACTTATTTTGCGGACAAATTTTTCCATGGCGCTGGATGGGGTGACGATGTCGCAGATTGCGCGTGCGTTTCATCAGGTGGTTGTGAGTGTTGACGGTGATCAAAAAAGCCATGATGCGCGCCGGGGTTTGGGAAGTTATACCGCGGTGGTGGAGAATCTCCGTCATTACCGGGCAAGCACCGCCGGGATACCCGGTGCGGCACAGTTGTCGCTGGCAGCGGTGTTGGCGGATGGCAGCGAAAATAATCAGGCGGTGCAGGCAGTCGTTCGTTTGGCAAAACAATTGAAAATTGAGCGTACCCGTGTGCGTCCTCTTTTGCCATTGGGCCGGGCCAGGCATTTTGAAATTCAACCTACGGCTAAAATATTGGGACAGGGTATGAACAGTATGCAAAGTTTGCAGGAAGGGATACACATAACCCGGAATTGCGGGCTGGGGCAAAATCTGTACATTGCATCTTCCGGCGAGGTTTATCCGTGTTATGCCCATTTTAACCCGGCAGACTGTTTGGGAACAATCCACGAGCTGGGATTGGCGGAGATTATGTTGTTGCCGCGTTTTAAACAATGGCGCGCCACGCAGGTTGATCATGATCCTGTTTGTAAAACCTGTGAGTATAAGTATTTATGCGGGGGTATGTGCCATGCTTGGGATAGAGAAAAAGACGGCTGTCAGGCACTGAAAAAAAAATCCCAACAGCTTTACCAGACCGCAATGCGGTTTTTAGGTGTGAAAGAAAAAGCAATGATTTCGTCGATAGGTTAA
- a CDS encoding roadblock/LC7 domain-containing protein, with the protein MDFKTILNDLLGNVDGAIGAGLVGTDGIVIEQVSLKGSFNISDVGAEYATIVKNAKKASESFGLGKTSEILISTEKAMMIMNTLSSAYFVAIALELDGNLGRGRLEVKKALPKLEKELT; encoded by the coding sequence ATGGATTTTAAAACAATACTCAATGACTTGCTCGGCAATGTGGACGGTGCCATTGGTGCAGGGTTGGTCGGAACAGACGGCATTGTTATTGAACAGGTTTCGCTAAAAGGGTCATTTAATATTAGCGATGTCGGCGCCGAATATGCCACGATTGTTAAAAATGCAAAAAAGGCCTCGGAAAGTTTTGGGTTGGGAAAAACCAGTGAGATTTTGATTAGTACTGAAAAAGCCATGATGATTATGAATACACTAAGCTCGGCATATTTTGTGGCCATCGCGCTGGAGTTGGATGGGAATTTGGGCAGGGGGCGGTTGGAAGTGAAAAAAGCGCTCCCCAAATTAGAAAAAGAGTTGACCTAA
- a CDS encoding septum formation initiator family protein, whose product MRKANRQYSTRRNYVLKVPGTGRVWWGIMLSFSFVLISLLLLMGEKSFLKVITLYRERILLASQIEDIETNNKKLTQQIEDLKKGPNAVERIAREELGMVRQDEIVYRFVSPAFYQKKRHSE is encoded by the coding sequence TTGCGAAAAGCCAATAGGCAATATTCAACCAGACGTAATTATGTATTGAAAGTGCCGGGCACGGGTCGTGTCTGGTGGGGGATTATGCTCTCCTTTTCTTTTGTTTTGATTTCATTGCTGCTGCTTATGGGAGAAAAGAGTTTTTTAAAAGTTATTACCTTGTATCGTGAGCGTATTTTGCTGGCCAGCCAGATTGAGGATATTGAAACCAACAACAAAAAACTAACCCAGCAGATTGAGGATTTGAAAAAAGGGCCGAATGCCGTTGAACGTATTGCCCGCGAGGAACTCGGGATGGTCCGTCAAGATGAAATTGTTTACCGGTTTGTTTCTCCGGCTTTTTATCAGAAGAAGCGGCATTCCGAATAA